Proteins from a genomic interval of Paenibacillus lentus:
- the era gene encoding GTPase Era: MAKTKFKSGFVAIVGRPNVGKSTLMNHVIGQKIAIMSDKPQTTRNKIHGVYTTDDMQIVFLDTPGIHKRQSKLGDYMNTTALNTLGEVEAVLFLVDASEGLGGGDRFIIERLKDIKTPVILVMNKIDRIEPEQLLPMIEQYRDLYDFAEIVPISAMLGNNVTTLLEQIGKYLPEGPQYYPEDQITDHPEQFVCAELIREKILHLTREEVPHSIAVTIEDMRVEDNGIVHISAVIFVERDSQKGIIIGKQGGLLKEVGKQARQDIQNLLGSKIFLELWVKVKKDWRNQERILKDLGFHRDA, translated from the coding sequence ATGGCGAAAACAAAATTTAAATCCGGGTTTGTGGCTATTGTCGGCAGGCCGAATGTCGGTAAGTCGACATTGATGAATCATGTCATCGGGCAAAAAATTGCAATCATGTCCGATAAGCCGCAGACGACGCGGAACAAAATCCACGGTGTATATACGACAGATGACATGCAGATCGTGTTCCTGGATACTCCAGGCATCCATAAGCGACAATCGAAGCTTGGGGATTATATGAATACGACTGCTTTGAATACATTAGGCGAAGTCGAAGCTGTATTGTTCCTCGTAGACGCTTCTGAGGGGCTTGGCGGAGGCGACCGATTTATTATCGAGCGATTGAAGGATATCAAGACTCCCGTTATCCTCGTGATGAACAAGATCGACCGGATCGAACCAGAGCAGTTATTGCCGATGATCGAGCAGTATCGGGATCTGTACGACTTTGCAGAAATTGTGCCGATATCCGCGATGCTTGGCAATAACGTGACCACACTGCTTGAGCAGATCGGTAAATATTTGCCGGAGGGACCGCAATACTACCCCGAGGATCAGATTACAGATCATCCGGAGCAATTTGTCTGCGCTGAATTGATTCGCGAGAAAATTTTGCACTTAACCCGTGAGGAAGTGCCGCACTCCATTGCAGTGACGATCGAGGATATGCGGGTGGAAGACAATGGGATCGTCCATATTTCCGCGGTTATATTTGTAGAACGAGATTCGCAGAAAGGGATCATCATCGGCAAACAGGGTGGGCTGCTGAAGGAAGTTGGAAAGCAAGCCAGACAGGATATTCAAAATCTACTCGGTTCGAAAATTTTTCTTGAGCTGTGGGTCAAAGTAAAGAAGGATTGGCGAAATCAGGAGCGGATATTGAAGGATCTTGGCTTCCACCGAGACGCTTAG